AAGATACACACCCACACACACATATAGTTCAGTAGTTGTTCCATGCAAATTTGCTCTGTGTTTCCTGTAAACCTTACAAGTTAGGTTCTCCAAGTATATATAGTTTCATCCATCTTCGATTTTCTTCCCATGTGCGTCGTTGAATTTGTGAAAGCCTGACGAAACTGAAACAACCTGACAAGAAGCCCAAGCATGGCAAGATATGTATGTCCTAGTCCGATATACATGCTATATATTACACCAGATCAGTCCGGAGATTCGATCAAAGCACAAGCCGGCAGATCAGTCCAGAGGGTTTCCAGCACAAGTAGCAGCAGCAGTGGTATATTACAtcaggagaaagagagagagaggaggacaTAGATGAAAAAGATGCAAAAGCAAGTGCACGTACGAGGTAAAAGCAAAACAAAACGCTCTCTATAAATTAAGGGTTCTATAGACGTCagtctcctcttcctcctagcAGCAAGTAGCAACAGCAGCAGTGCAGGGTACATCAACTCGCAGCAAGCAAGCAGAGTGGATCCATGCATGGTTGTCTAGAGCTTCCTCCTGCAGAGCGGGCAGGACCCGTGCTTGATAAGCCAGCCGTCGATGCACGGCACGTGGAATACGTGCCAGCAGTCAGGCAAGCTCCTCACCTTCTCCCCGACCTGGAAATCCTGCAGCCACATCAGCCAAGACAGCCAATTTCAGAACGTAGATATGCAAAACCTCTGAATGTGTGAATGTAGTAGTAGCATATGCGATGCAATCAGCAGGTAGATATGCAAAACCTCTGAATGCAATTGCACCAGTAAATCTCTGAATGCAGTTGCACCAGTAAATCTCTGAATGCAGTTGTACAATGATCAATTGGTTACTCCAGCTTAGTAAGGTAATGGGAAACCAGAGATGTTCAGAGTTGAGACCTGGAGGCAGACTGAACATCCTGAGAGGTCGCCCACGGCGTCGCGCTTGTACTCCTCGGTGATTCTGATCTTGGGGAGCTTGTCGATGGACGCCCGCGGCATGCCGTTGGTGGCCTCGACCTCGAACAGGTCCGGCGACTCCCTGAACGGCGACGAGTCCACCGCGTTCATCTGCACTCACAGCCACTCGTTCAGCATGTTGCAAGGCATGCAAGCATTATTGTAACTGTAGCTGCAGCATCGATGATGAATGTACGATGATCTGACCTGGCTCCGGACCACCCGCTGCACCGCCGGGTCGACCTTCTCGCGGACGAGCCTGCCGGTCAGGAGGCTGTAGATCACGTTCAGCTGCAACGACACGGTCACATTTGAATGCGTTAGGCTCAGTTACGCCGGGGAGATTCATCAAAATTGATGTCAGCTAGTGTAAGTTAAACAGCAGAAGAGATGTTCAGGCCAGAAATGTTGTCTCGGTAGAATTTTGCAGAATATATATCATGTCTCATGAACTACAGATAACTTGAACGTTTTCAAACCGTTTCGAGTAAATTTCTGCATGCTCTCCAAGCGGGGTCTTGCAGGTCACTAAGAAACAACAGAGTGCTCTGATAATAGTAGTATCATCTTAGCTGTACAAGGTAAAGACATATTGACTCTCAGAGCCCATgttcgttcaaaaaaaaaaaagataaactgcgaaaatctattacatatattaaaggaaAAGAACAAGAGCAATTGTAGTGCTCAAAATACGGTAGCTACTGTTCATACGGTTCCCCATATGTGTCCGTGTATATAcgaatatatattcatatatacacgtatgtatatgtatatgtgtacgTACATATATGCGTATAGGCGTATGTATCCGTATATATACttgcacataattttttttgcaaaattccagaaaaataacgaaaggaataatagttatattgatgaatcggctaaaataatctaaaatgcataggaaaatatttaaagctcaaaaaaatatgaaacaaatttagttagattcgtattactgtcgtccACGTGTTAAAATTATGTATATGCATGAAAATACCACTGTTTTTTTAGTCTTAGCCGCGCCAAACAGCCTAGTTAAAGATTTAAGTTGCTAGAATGAAGACGTCATTAGCTACGGGAATTAAAGCAACACATCCACTACATATAAACTAACTGATCCAACACACACTGAAACATAGAGACAAGCACGCACGCAAGCATGCAGGTATTTGGTTACGAGTTTGCTGACCTACTCCCAGCTactcgtcgtcatcgtcatcatcatcgtcatctaTCTGCTGCAGAGTCGGTGCTTACCACATACAAGATGCTCCAGATCCCGGACCGCCGGGACTGCCACAGCCGGATGGACGAGTCGACCACCTCGATGGACACCAGCGCGCCGGTGATGGCGCCGATCCCGGTGCCGCGGAAGAGCCCGCTCTCCGTGGCCAGCCCGATCAGCCCGCCGGTCACCGCGCCGAGGAACAGGCCAGCTGCATGCAGAAGACCAATTAATCAACACGCCAATCAATCTTCAGAGCTCTTGAGCATGATGTATCAGTTAAGTGGGTACCCAAGAAAGAAAGATTCATTGATAGGGGGAAAAAAGGAAGGGGCAGAAAGAATATAAATGGAATCACTGCACCAGAGCTTAAATGAAATGAGCCTCCTTTGACTACAAAATGTTTTGTTGCAGTTCAAACATCTGCCTGGTTCAGAGGAGGGGGGAAATCAGAGCTCAGTACGTTTCAGACAAGGCTGAATCTGTAATTCTTTCGAGCCAGGAACCAAATATTAAATTGTGCGTCAGTATGTCTGCAAACAAGAGGTGGTTTTGAAGTTTGGGCGATTTGAATCAATCCTAGTACGATCTAACACTTGCGACTGAGCTACAAGAAAAGGGAGGGAAGTGCTTCAGAAAGGAACGAACTTGAAGTTGATTAACATGTTAAAAATCCCTCCTTTTTGTTGTTTAGATTAGCAGGGGGAGATGAAGCAAAGCAAAAtgaaagagaaggaagaaatcCGAAAGAAACGGCTCTGAATCAAGCACGAGAGGAATACGCAAACAAGATGAGGTTCACTCCACGCCTGGATCACACCCGCATGGCCCAAAATCATGCTCAAACAAACGAGATCAGAGAAGAAGCAAGAAATCAAACACGATACAAAAATAGCACGGAAGGAAACGCAAAGGgatcagaagaagaaaaggaaaccGCGTAGCGACCGTACCGATGGCGAAGATGAAGGTGATGACGCCGCGGCAGACCCTGcgcatcatcttcctcccccTGGTGCCGCCCCTCCCGCGGCCGCCCCCGCTCCCGCTCCTCGCCAGGGACGACAGCGACACGTTGCTGGAGCTCCGCGGGAAGGAGCTGGGCGCCTGCTGCAGGAACGCACCCGACGGATCCATGCCTTGCCTAGCCGCCGGCAGCAacaaccaccaccacctgcCGCTtaatttgcttcttcttgttgttcctccccctcctcctcgatTAAATTCCTGTGACCACACACGCCTCCGCAGGTGCGGTTGGGCAGGCGAGGTCGCGGAGACGATGAGCGAGGGAATTAATTGGTGACGATGCAGCAGGTGAGGAGCGAGCGAGAAACACCAACAGCAGCACACGGGAGGGATACCACAGTATTCAGTAGAGTCGACGACTAGGAGGCAGGAGCAGGAGGTAGCGGCCGCGGGGGTGGTCTTTATGAGCTTCAACCAACTCCTCACCTCTGCATTTAATCCGCGAAGAGACGCGAGAGCGGCAGCCAATGTCAGGTTAACACGGCTGTGCTGGGCTCATCTTTTTCTTGAACGCTAGTGCTGGGCTGATCTAATCAGATCAGACAGACTCCGTCGTCCTCCCTCACCGTCGCCTAGCTCCAGCCCTCGACCCATCTGATCGATCGCCACTGTTAagttgccgctgccgccgctgccgccactgTTAAGTACGGTGCTTCAGTATATATGCACTCGATCGCGGAGCTTCCGCCGCGCATGCGTTGCCGCTAGCTGCGGCCTTTGCCTTTGGGTTGCTTGCTTCTGCTGTGTAGGCCGTAGGTGATGGGCAGGGAAACGGACCAGCCTAATTCGCGCGTGTCAGGACTAGAAGGAGTAACTTTTTAAACAGCTCCTTCcacctttttatttttagaaaagtttTCTTCCCACGTCTTTctatatttagaaaaaaattcgAATAAGTTATCCGGataagtttttcaaaaaaatttaacgAGAAAAATTTTGAgtaaaagttataaaaaaagTTTGCTCATAAAATTTTTTTATGGAAggttttcgatttttttttccaaaaatcgGAAGTGGGCTCGCTGATGCTGGGGGAGGTGCGAGCAGCGCACCGCGTGCGCGTGCGAAACAAAATTTATGTGGAGAAACTAAAGTCCAAAGGATTTGTGTATGAACAACATAATATATTACAACACATAGTAGGTTACACATCATACACCTCCGATGCATTATGTTCAGCAATGGAGATACATCTTCCTACCTGCTACATGACTACCCCGCCATGTCCATTAGTGACATAAGCAGTACCAAGGGGTAAGTACTCACTACACATAAGGCAGCCTACGGTGATCACTACTATGTCATGTCGGCTAACGACATAAGCAGCACACTAGGTAAGAAGCTCACTAACAAAGTTAGGTCAAAGTGAGCGCTATGTCTACTGGCTGACTCTACTCTGATCCCTAGCCTCCATCGACTCCTCGTATATGGCGTCGTTGATGTAGTCGTGGAAAGGGTAGCGTCTACTATCCTCGGGCTTAGGGGACGACAGATGGTCCAAGCGGCGTCCCAAGGTGTATGTAGTTTGAAGGATGTGAGGTGGTGACTGGGTGCTCTTGCACATAGTCAGTGAGTGCGCGCTCCCTCTCTCTTAGATTTCAGGGAAAGAGCTGACGGTGGTGTGGTAATCAGTGCTACAAGAAGTGATGCTAGTGCTATAATGTGGTCTGCTAGCTGCTAGTGGGTGACTCGGAGGTGTCCCTCCATGTCTCTCAGTTGCTCTTGGAGACTGTCGATCTCCCTCATAGCATTTGTGTTGGTCCTCTCCAAGGCCACAATGAAAAGCAACCTGGTGTCCTCATCACCACTTGCCATATGTATCAACTGCTCAGAATCTGGAGCGACTCGTCCGAAGTGTTGAAACGACGATCGACTTAGGTCTCACCAGTAAAATTGTCGAAAGCAGTGAAATCACCTCACGGGCTACATCCTTGATGACAATCTCCTTCGTGTGGTGGAGTACTCGTGTCTCAAACCTTCGCACAGTAAACTCTACATCACGTGCATAGACGAAGACCTCAGCGCCCCACTTGACGTACCCCTCGCGAGGCATTGAGCATGTGGTGAATAGTAGGTGGAAAGTGTAGCCCAAGTACTGCAGCAGCTGCCCTAAGAGAACCACTTGGACCCTGGCATCGTTGTCGGTGACGCAGAAAAAGCTCGTGGTCTGGTGTTGGGATAGGCCTGCcatcttgaagaaaaatatgGGGTAAGGATACTtagaaaacatatatttttttataaaagaaaacatTCATTTAGTTAACGAGTAAGTATAAACTAGCAGATACAAAGATATAGATATAGTAATAATTACACTTATACTTTTCATAATTaaagatttatttttaaaataggtGTTCACATACTAACATCCATCATAAGGTCAAACCTACAATTGTATGCTCTGATACCATGCATGTGGGACTCTTGGATTTAACATCCAAGTCCCTCTATGTTGCCACAACACTGTTCTTTGGATCAGTAAATAGCGCACACAGAAGCATTTTTTGTAACAGTAATCATACATCGCAGTTCTGAATTACACATAGATTGTGGCTTATAATATCACTCACGAAGAGTTGGACATACACATGACCTACTGGCCAAATGGATATTTAGAATTCATCCAAAAAGGTAGCTACATAAATAAAATTGATGTGATGGAGCTCCATGCTATGCCACAGGCAAGCGACTGGGGTTCCCGACCTAGAACGCGTCGTCTTCGTTTTCTTGTCCTTCATAGATGTATGGATCCTCAtcctttgttggtttatttatattgagaaAGTGTGAGTAGCACCCACCGTATTCAGTAAGTCACTACAATAGAGATACAAATAATAATATACACATATTTAACAATAAAAGTCTAAGGTTCTTTAATGCGTAAAGTCAAAGTTGTAATGTCATTATCATAGATTGCCAAAACGTATGACTTAGCACAGCGCGACCATCGTATACCGAATCAAGGGGGTTTCATATTTTATACTAACGACCACACCATCATCTAAAACATCATGACTCTCATAGCCAACACATTACTGGCACCAAGGGCCACACCCTTCCCATCCATCAGTCACTAGTGTCAACACCCTAACCATTACATTGCCTTAATCTCACTTTACTAGACTCGGTCATCACTGGGCTCGATGATTTGCATCTACCCAAGCTCACATCAGTTCCCATTTAAAAATAATCCTAAGTCTACATCCTTAAGATACTTCGTCCCATTTTTTACTGTGagcacgactattcgaatagtttccACTTTGCAGAGATTGTATAATTTACCATTCCACCCTCACCATTCTCCCCAGTCCATACCTAGCTAGCCCCTAGCTCCTTCCATCCTATACCCACACACTTCTTCTCTGGGTTGAACTGAGCTCATtctaatctctctctccctctctcgagcTCTCTCTCTTTACTAGGCCGAACCGACCATATAGACTTCGGCCCATATCCATCCCTCTCttacctctctctcccttaacCCACTCCCTCACACGatttccccctctctctcactctcagaGATGAAGGTGATGATAGCTAGGGTCAACGACAGTGGCGAGGCTAGCAAAAGGAGTGGGGGGACGGAGAGGGGAGGAGTCCCCCACCTTGATGGTGGTGATGGCTTGGCGTGTCATGGTGATGATGGCTCGGCACGCCCCGACGAAGTGATGGTGGCGACGGTGGCTTGGGAAGGCGACGGCAAGGAAAAGAGGATGGCTCAGGGTGGCACTCGGCTCCAGGGATAGGGCGCCAGCGAGCGCAAGGTGGAGTGGAGGCAGGGATGTCGTGCGTCGGGGGTGAGCGGTCGGGGACGCACCCCATATATAGGATGGGCGACAACATAGCACAACAATATGGTTACAACAGCGTGGAGAGATGGCATCGGTTGGCACATGTGACTGTGAGGACGACAACATGTAAAtattgttcttcctccttttcttttacttctcttttatttttcattgttttttatttttctgaggATGTTACACCAGGCAGCCACAATGTAGCGTACTACTTACCGGTGGCCTGTTTCCCAGGTTCACCTATAGCCCGCCGCTGCACATGGCTACATGCTCCGTGTCCATGCCCAAACGGATCGAGACATGCTAGCTCAGGCAAGCAAAGTAGTTCTAGTACAGCTTCGGCGCCTAGCTACCGCATATGTACGTCGCCCGTGCTAGCGTCGACATCTATGCGTGCATGTTTGAGGAGAGAGATCTATACCTATACGTGTATGTCGTATAATAAGCTAGTACTACATTTCTCTCTCACCTGCTGCTAGCTTACAATGCGTCAATATAATTGCGCTGTGCTCGGTGTGAAGTACTGAAAAGCATGCTGGgaccacttgatcagcagcttGATTTTTCTGACCACCCTAATGGCCAGGGCTTTAGCTCACAAATCGGCCATTAATTGTGAACCTCGTGATCAGGGGGGTACAACATGTCCTTTgaaggaagcaaaatatctcgCCAACCTGCAGCTGGTATACATGTCCATTGCTCCATTTCATAGCATCGGTGAACGAtcggtatatatacacacactccCTACTCGTTTTTTCCTACCTCATCCCTCTGCTATAACCTATAAGTCTATCTAACTTTCTTCACAATATACCAAATATAAATCAATTAACAACTTAAAAGACGAAATAAGAAATCAGATTTTGAGAGGATATTTGTTAGGCGACTCACCCCTCGAGAGTACAATATCTTTCTTTATATAACCATGTGAAGTAAGCAAGTCTCAGTTGCTAACTCAACAAAGTCACTCTCTACTAATATATCCATCAGCTGGGATCtaattagatagaaattgatagcGTGAAATGAATTGACGGCACCATTGAGCAACATTACTTTGTCTGAGGACACCGAGATGAATTTATATGGAGTTTAAATCAAACCGAAAGGTTCATGGTCAGCTATCTGCATAGGGCTCTTGTGCAAGAGCATGAACCAATTCAGAACATTCAAAAGTAGAAATTAAAACTACCATTTAAAATCAAAATCTTCGTTTAGCATTTACATAAGGTGCTTTATTAACAAAAGGTAACCTAAGTAAAAGATAATGGTTTGAAGATTAAAAGTGTTGATTTTGTCGTAAGAATGAGAAAATTAAGcacctcttttttttattgtcgATTCACTTGTTCTGCATGTTTTATAGTTCAGGTGACATTAAATCTTTACCAGCTACGAAGTGTACAAATGTTTGGAAATTAATTTTGAGGTCTTAGTAAAAACTTGAAAGTCTATATACTGGAGGTGACGACCATATTTTGTTGGTAGCTATGGCTATTCATGAATGGCATTGTCTTTAATAAGATGTAATTTGTTTCTCCTTTGCAGGTTATTTTTACTTGTGCATATTGACTCTGTTCATAGTATGTGCTATATCGGCAGGAGAATCACGAGTTGGTTACTACGATATGTACATGATTGGAGCGTGCGGCCAATGCGCTCTTTTTCCGATTTGGATGACAGTCTAGACTCCGTATTCAAGCCCAAGCATAATAACCTCAACTGCGGGGATGTGTTTCCTTCTCGCTCAActtttcttcattttgtttttgTGTGGTGTGCCACATTACTTTGGTTTGTGGATGTGTGCATATTTGTTATGCAGCGATTGGACGTAAACTCTTATGCGATTATGTCTATTTAATTTTACGATGTGAGTTAATAAATcttcaatttttcaaaaaacaaCCCCAAGACATCTTTTTACCTCTACTTTTATATTTTGTCCCTATATAAATGCACATAATCAATTGAGTAAACATGAAAAACAtcttaatattgacaataaatGGAGGGCAATAGGGTCCTTGCACTGGACTTATATAAGACCATAAGGGATGAGAGGAAGTAGCTGCAACGGAACAGATGGCAACTGAAAAAGGTAAAGTGCTCAGTGGTTGATCTATGGTCTACATGTCCATCGGTGCCCATCACTGAAAGCATGCGAATTCAATTTCGTGGATAAAGAAACCAGTCACTGTAGTCGTACATGCATGCTGCTGTCAATTAATCCCAGTTTTTGCGATGTCTAATCGTTACCATCAAAATCAGCTTCTCTGCACAGCCAGCCCATCTCGAAAAAGACATGACACGATTTCTAATAAATTCAGAGGCGGaaagaaaatatataattaattttccTGGAGTATATTGTAGCTTTGACCAGCTGGGACCAGCATTCAATTTAACCCACGAAAATTATATAGTTAATCAAGTGCATGCGTGCTACTCCTATATGATCGATCAGCTTGATTAAGCTAGCTAATCgattagaagaagaagaagaaaaagtgtAATTAGTCTATGAATGAAAGAGGCATGTATCTGCAGTGGCGGATCCACCCGCGGGCTGAGGGAGCACTTTGGTGCACCATGGAGAACAATGGAGAGATGGGGAAGAAATGGGGGAGAGAGTAAGAAGAAAAGAGGttgcagaggaagaagaagaaggagatcagACCCCTTCCAATCAAT
The sequence above is drawn from the Phragmites australis chromosome 10, lpPhrAust1.1, whole genome shotgun sequence genome and encodes:
- the LOC133931240 gene encoding NEP1-interacting protein-like 1 encodes the protein MDPSGAFLQQAPSSFPRSSSNVSLSSLARSGSGGGRGRGGTRGRKMMRRVCRGVITFIFAIAGLFLGAVTGGLIGLATESGLFRGTGIGAITGALVSIEVVDSSIRLWQSRRSGIWSILYVLNVIYSLLTGRLVREKVDPAVQRVVRSQMNAVDSSPFRESPDLFEVEATNGMPRASIDKLPKIRITEEYKRDAVGDLSGCSVCLQDFQVGEKVRSLPDCWHVFHVPCIDGWLIKHGSCPLCRRKL